The proteins below are encoded in one region of Chloroflexota bacterium:
- a CDS encoding VOC family protein produces MLKAEGVYHMGIPVNDIDRAQAFYTKVLGMEFMDRVGTAQKLDRLKCGHDTVVLFERPRPHSWDPVAQDGVAHQAFEMDLGSYEEALKMVKEMGLFRTTEDRESGNTIYLFDTEGNHLELHFSKRKAGSPS; encoded by the coding sequence GTGCTAAAGGCTGAAGGCGTCTACCATATGGGAATCCCCGTCAACGATATCGACCGGGCGCAGGCGTTCTACACGAAAGTCCTGGGCATGGAGTTCATGGACCGGGTGGGCACCGCGCAAAAGCTGGACCGGCTCAAGTGCGGCCACGATACCGTCGTCCTCTTCGAGCGGCCGAGGCCACACTCGTGGGACCCCGTCGCGCAGGATGGGGTCGCGCATCAGGCGTTCGAGATGGACCTCGGGAGCTACGAGGAGGCGCTGAAGATGGTGAAGGAGATGGGCTTGTTCCGGACTACCGAGGACCGGGAGAGCGGCAACACCATCTACCTCTTCGACACCGAGGGCAATCACCTCGAATTGCACTTCAGCAAGAGGAAAGCTGGCTCGCCGTCGTAG
- a CDS encoding ABC transporter substrate-binding protein, with protein sequence MRGWVGTLGIGLTTVLLLGACASPQASSVTQKPPQADGARANGPKKITAAIRDDPTSFAARRERSSAFRGLDAMEELANAGLTHFLGDGTRAPQLAEAVPSLDNGLWKLFPDGRMETTWKIKANARWHDGAPVTSDDLVFTAAVEQDKTVMVTPSAYALVEDISAPDPHTIVVTWKKPYIEADWMFGYVSTGSVGLPLPKHLLEGPYTDDPSTLMSLPFWTTEYVGTGPFKVQDWVPDSYAIFHAYDDYVLGRPKIDEIEVKFIPDNNTLLANVLSGVDLTLGKTISLDMAVGSEDQWKEGTVLVQSQNWTPINPQWINPDPPIIANYQFRKALYMALDRKELADFVITGHGVVADSYVNPNEPMYNLVEPSIVKYPYDPQQSAQILQNLGFTKRGDGFLYDAEGKKIEVSIQIPLQNDIHAKTAAPVADAWQRLGVAVDQDPLPIQRAQDREFRSQFPGFNITERANALDIADIWNFHSSRIPLPDNNYVTTGFAARYSNPEVDAALEKYATTIPMSERMGALAQLVHHQTQNLSELPLFYGADPTMVSNRLMNVGPRGALFTQAWNAEQWDLK encoded by the coding sequence ATGCGCGGTTGGGTGGGCACGCTTGGAATCGGCCTGACGACGGTTTTGCTCCTGGGGGCCTGCGCCTCGCCGCAGGCATCATCGGTCACACAGAAGCCGCCCCAAGCGGACGGTGCGCGGGCAAACGGCCCCAAGAAGATCACAGCCGCCATTCGCGACGATCCGACCTCGTTCGCCGCCAGGCGTGAGCGATCGAGCGCCTTTCGCGGGTTGGATGCCATGGAAGAGCTGGCCAACGCCGGCTTGACGCACTTCCTCGGCGACGGAACCCGGGCGCCGCAGCTGGCGGAGGCGGTCCCAAGCCTCGACAACGGTCTGTGGAAACTGTTCCCCGACGGGCGGATGGAGACAACCTGGAAGATCAAGGCGAACGCACGCTGGCACGATGGCGCTCCGGTGACCTCGGATGATCTCGTCTTCACCGCCGCGGTGGAGCAGGACAAAACCGTGATGGTGACCCCGTCGGCGTACGCCCTGGTCGAGGACATCAGTGCTCCCGACCCCCACACGATCGTCGTGACCTGGAAGAAGCCCTACATCGAGGCAGACTGGATGTTCGGCTACGTCTCGACCGGCTCCGTCGGGCTGCCGCTGCCCAAGCACCTCCTGGAGGGCCCGTATACCGACGACCCGTCCACGCTCATGAGCCTCCCGTTCTGGACCACGGAGTACGTTGGCACGGGCCCCTTTAAGGTCCAGGATTGGGTCCCGGATAGCTATGCGATCTTCCACGCCTACGACGACTACGTGCTGGGAAGGCCAAAGATCGACGAGATCGAGGTGAAGTTCATCCCCGACAACAATACGCTTCTGGCGAACGTGCTCTCGGGCGTGGATCTGACGCTGGGGAAGACCATCTCCCTGGATATGGCAGTCGGGTCGGAAGATCAATGGAAGGAAGGAACGGTACTGGTCCAGTCCCAGAACTGGACGCCGATCAACCCCCAATGGATCAATCCGGATCCGCCGATCATCGCGAACTACCAGTTCCGGAAGGCGCTGTACATGGCCCTGGACCGGAAAGAGCTCGCCGATTTCGTCATCACCGGCCACGGCGTCGTGGCCGACAGCTACGTGAATCCCAACGAGCCGATGTACAACCTGGTCGAGCCCAGCATCGTGAAATACCCCTATGACCCACAGCAATCGGCCCAGATTTTGCAGAATCTGGGCTTCACCAAGCGGGGAGACGGATTCCTCTACGATGCGGAGGGGAAGAAGATCGAGGTCTCCATCCAGATCCCGCTGCAGAATGATATCCATGCCAAGACGGCGGCGCCGGTTGCCGACGCCTGGCAGCGACTCGGCGTCGCCGTGGACCAGGATCCGCTGCCGATCCAGCGGGCACAGGACCGCGAGTTCCGCTCCCAGTTCCCTGGCTTCAACATCACCGAGCGGGCGAACGCGCTCGACATCGCAGACATCTGGAACTTCCACAGCTCGCGAATCCCGCTGCCGGACAACAACTACGTGACCACCGGCTTCGCCGCGCGCTACAGCAATCCCGAAGTGGACGCCGCGCTCGAGAAGTACGCGACGACGATCCCCATGTCCGAGCGAATGGGCGCCCTCGCCCAGCTCGTACATCATCAGACCCAGAACTTGAGCGAGCTGCCCCTGTTCTATGGCGCCGATCCGACCATGGTTTCGAATCGGCTGATGAACGTGGGGCCCCGGGGCGCGCTGTTTACCCAGGCGTGGAACGCTGAGCAGTGGGACCTGAAATGA
- a CDS encoding urate hydroxylase PuuD codes for MADLAPALLRWLHFLFGITWIGLLYYLNLVNVRMMASLDAGARPAVIQANLRRVMAWFRHSSWLTVVIGLLLAYVLYWQNGHFADTNSSKTILIGGLLGIIMMLNVWGIIWRMQQRIIAAAAAGQPADPSWGRTGLYASRVNFVLSFPMLLFMGGATHYPMDWPMIIVAGVIAAVIGFLVVFTVQKWAAPSF; via the coding sequence GTGGCTGACCTGGCTCCGGCTCTCCTACGCTGGCTGCACTTCCTCTTCGGTATCACCTGGATCGGCCTGCTCTACTACCTGAACCTCGTCAACGTGCGCATGATGGCCTCCCTTGACGCCGGCGCGCGGCCGGCGGTCATCCAGGCCAACCTGCGACGCGTCATGGCCTGGTTCCGTCACTCGTCCTGGCTCACGGTGGTGATCGGACTGCTCCTCGCTTACGTCCTGTATTGGCAGAACGGTCATTTCGCGGACACGAACTCATCCAAGACGATCCTCATCGGTGGGCTGCTCGGGATCATCATGATGCTCAACGTCTGGGGCATCATCTGGCGGATGCAGCAGCGCATCATCGCCGCGGCGGCGGCCGGCCAGCCGGCTGACCCGTCCTGGGGACGGACAGGGCTCTACGCCTCCCGCGTGAACTTCGTCCTGTCGTTCCCGATGCTGCTCTTCATGGGCGGGGCGACGCACTACCCGATGGACTGGCCGATGATCATCGTCGCGGGGGTGATCGCGGCCGTTATCGGATTTCTGGTCGTCTTCACAGTGCAGAAGTGGGCGGCCCCCAGCTTCTAA